From a region of the Alnus glutinosa chromosome 1, dhAlnGlut1.1, whole genome shotgun sequence genome:
- the LOC133858466 gene encoding uncharacterized protein LOC133858466, which yields MARKETVRNAEELVERAMRGNDASHDAAHVWRVRELALSLAREEGLFSNPDSMEIVELAALLHDIGDYKYLRDPSDEKIVENFLEQECIEEHKKMKILQIIKGMGFKEEVAGLANGELFPELGIVQDADRLDAIGAIGIARCFTFGGSRSRVLHDPTIQPRSDLSKEQYMKKDEQTTVNHFHEKLLKLKDLMKTKAGRKRAERRHKFMEEFLKEFYEEWDGRA from the exons atgGCAAGGAAAGAGACGGTGAGGAACGCGGAGGAGCTGGTGGAGAGAGCCATGAGAGGGAACGATGCGTCTCACGACGCAGCGCACGTGTGGAGGGTCAGAGAGCTTGCCCTCTCCCTCGCACGTGAGGAAGGCCTCTTCTCCAACCCTGACTCCATGGAAATA GTAGAGCTTGCTGCACTTCTCCATGATATAG GTGACTACAAATACTTGAG AGATCCATCTGAtgagaaaattgttgaaaattttcttgAGCAAGAGTGCATAGAGGAGCacaagaagatgaagattttaCAGATTATCAAGGGAATGG gttttaaagaGGAAGTTGCCGGGCTTGCAAATGGTGAACTTTTTCCAGAATTGGGAATTGTGCAAGATGCTGATCGTCTTGATGCAATTGGTGCAATTG GCATTGCTCGTTGCTTTACTTTTGGTGGAAGTAGGAGCAGGGTGCTACATGATCCTACGATTCAGCCTCGATCAGATTTATCCAAGGAACAGTACATGAAGAAAGATGAGCAGACTACTGTGAATCATTTTCATGAGAAGCTTCTCAAGCTCAAGGATTTGATGAAAACCAAG GCTGGGCGGAAGAGGGCTGAGAGAAGGCACAAGTTCATGGAGGAGTTTCTAAAGGAGTTCTATGAAGAGTGGGATGGGAGAGCTTAA
- the LOC133870656 gene encoding cytochrome P450 86B1-like, whose protein sequence is MTTTAPIPYHPNTMIALANLTSSSSSDDHLAAGYFSFRLFFLQDIQILELFLALFVFVAIRSLRQKKLQGLPVWPVLGMLPSLAAGLRTNMYEWLTDVLRHQNGTFRFKGPWFSSLNCVVTSDPRNLEHLLKSKFPNFPKGPYFRDTVRDLLGDGIFSADDDTWQRQRKTASIEFHSAKFRQLTIESLLELVHSRLLPVLENSIKQSIPIDLQDILLRLTFDNVCMIAFGADPGCLNPGLPEIPFAKAFEDATEATVFRFVTPTCIWKAMRHFNLGTEKKLKISIKAVDEFADDVIRTRKKELSLQSDHIKKQRSDLLTVFMGLKDEDGQPFSDKFLRDICVNFILAGRDTSSVALSWFFWLLDQNPAVEERILEEICGIVGEREEVKRGDQCESPLIFRAEEIKKMDYLHAALSEALRLYPSVPVDHKEVVEDDVFPDGTVLKKGTKVIYAIYAMGRMEAIWGKDCREFNPERWLRDGRFMSESAYKFTAFNGGPRLCLGKDFAYYQMKSVAASIIYHYRVKVVENHPVAPKLALTMYMKHGLKVKLDRRDESELQKYFKIKY, encoded by the exons ATGACCACTACCGCCCCGATTCCCTATCATCCCAACACCATGATCGCCCTTGCCAATCtcacctcttcttcttcctctgatGACCACCTTGCCGCCGGATACTTCAGTTTCCGGCTCTTTTTCTTGCAAGATATCCAAATCCTAGAGCTCTTCTTAGCTCTTTTTGTTTTCGTAGCCATTCGCTCGTTAAGGCAAAAGAAGCTTCAAGGCCTACCCGTTTGGCCCGTCCTCGGAATGCTACCTTCCTTGGCGGCCGGCCTTCGAACCAACATGTACGAGTGGCTCACCGATGTTCTTCGCCACCAAAACGGAACGTTTAGATTCAAAGGCCCTTGGTTTAGTAGTCTCAACTGCGTCGTGACGTCCGACCCCCGTAACTTGGAACATCTTCTCAAGTCAAAGTTCCCGAATTTTCCTAAAGGGCCGTATTTCAGGGACACGGTTCGTGATCTTCTCGGCGACGGGATATTTAGCGCCGACGATGACACCTGGCAACGACAAAGGAAGACTGCAAGCATTGAATTCCACTCGGCCAAGTTCCGCCAGTTGACCATCGAGTCATTGCTTGAACTCGTCCACTCCAGGCTCTTGCCCGTACTAGAGAACTCCATCAAACAGTCCATCCCTATCGATCTCCAGGACATCTTATTACGCTTAACTTTTGATAATGTGTGCATGATAGCGTTCGGGGCTGATCCTGGGTGTTTAAACCCGGGTTTGCCGGAAATACCATTTGCCAAAGCCTTTGAGGACGCAACGGAAGCCACAGTGTTCCGCTTTGTCACCCCCACGTGTATATGGAAGGCCATGAGGCATTTCAACTTGGGAACGGAGAAGAAGCTTAAGATATCAATAAAAGCAGTGGACGAGTTTGCCGACGATGTGATTCGGACAAGAAAGAAGGAGCTCTCTCTGCAATCCGACCATATTAAGAAACAAAG GTCGGACCTCTTGACGGTGTTCATGGGGCTGAAAGATGAGGACGGGCAACCTTTTTCGGACAAGTTCCTGCGGGATATTTGCGTGAACTTTATACTTGCCGGGAGAGACACTTCTTCGGTGGCGTTGAGTTGGTTTTTCTGGCTGCTTGATCAGAATCCGGCGGTGGAGGAGAGAATTCTTGAAGAGATATGCGGGATAGTGGGTGAAAGAGAGGAGGTAAAAAGGGGAGATCAGTGCGAAAGCCCATTGATATTTAGAGCAGAAGAGATAAAGAAGATGGATTATTTGCATGCCGCTCTATCGGAGGCTCTCAGGTTGTATCCTTCAGTGCCTGTGGATCACAAGGAG GTTGTTGAAGATGATGTATTTCCGGATGGGACGGTGctaaaaaaaggaacaaaagtgATCTATGCAATCTATGCAATGGGGCGGATGGAAGCCATATGGGGAAAGGATTGTAGGGAGTTTAATCCAGAGAGATGGCTGAGAGACGGCCGGTTTATGAGCGAATCAGCCTACAAGTTCACGGCCTTCAACGGCGGCCCACGCCTTTGTTTGGGAAAAGACTTTGCTTACTATCAAATGAAATCCGTCGCCGCCTCCATCATTTATCACTACCGTGTGAAGGTGGTGGAAAATCACCCAGTGGCACCAAAGCTCGCATTGACTATGTACATGAAGCATGGGCTGAAGGTGAAGCTTGATAGGCGTGACGAGTCGGAGCTTCAAAAGTACTTCAAGATTAAATATTGA